The genomic region atacaatcaatgcagtaagacgtatctagactaagaatgataagcaggcaattttcgacaaaaatgataagcaaaacttttgacatgcagacacggtcgaagtacaggctcactaatgcatcctaacgactatcagttagacacactaatgcagacctagttcgctaagaccacgctctgataccaactgaaaggacccgttcatatacattataaacgattcacaatagttgattacatcacgaggtatttgacctctatatgatacgttttacaaacattgcattcgtttttaaaagacaaactttctttacatctaaaattgacggcatgcataccatttcatattacatccaactataattgacttaatattaaccttgatgaactcagcgactcgaatgcaacgtctttcaaagtatgtcatgaatgactccaagtaatatccttaaaatgagctaatgcacagcggaagatttctttaatacctgagaataaacatgctttaaagtgtcaaccaaaaggttggtgagttcattagtttatcataatcaaccattttcgtaatagtaatagaccacaagatttcatatacataaacgttttaataaaaatattctaagtggttgagcacttggtaaccatacttaacatttaatcaaattcgcatattccctttattatgaaatctgactacactgtaccaagtgtagtcactgaaacgaagtactgtgcaaccgttgaatactggtcgtccagtccggttggggttgtcaggcccgatagatctatcaacaggattcgcgtttacaataccgcatgtaaatggtagttaccaagctattagggaaaaatatgcaaagtggtacaactcaacgtagaatatgtttttagtacttgtgtccatttcgtaaaacagttataaaacagtgcatgtattctcagctcaaaatatatatataaaaagggagtaatgaaactcacaatactgtatttcgtagcaattatgtatatgacggcactgaacaagtgcagggtttgtctcggattcacgaacctatattaagtatatatatttatatgttggtcaatatttgtctaacaatttttggtcaagtcatagtgcaccacaatcctaatgctcgagactaatatgcaaaagtcaacaaaagtcaacttgacccaaaatgacttctaaaatttatacgtgtttattatataacttaactatagtcgttttatatatttaaatatatttattagattttataataataaaagtcatttattaataaaaatttatattaacgtttatatatgataaaatatacttttatatatcttaagtagtaaaatttataaagttcacttaatatcgtaaaactatagtggtaagtattattaatgtaattatattacgcgtggtgaaaaatatctttgtatcccctatttatttgataaaataatattgatcataataataataagtaaaagttgtattattttgtaataataattattattattctataaaaaaaataacaatatttatatttactaaaaatgttattatgataaaatgataatactaacataatagtaataatgatattttataataacaatgatatttctattaaaataataacgacgatagtaataataatcattttaacaataatactaaaattcagttgactataacttctaatccgttcatcgaaaccattcgatatctaaatgaaaagttcttaatttttcgctagctttccaatgacatgcatatcatataccctatctcagtagcatatgtatctaattcagaattcaacaaacctatctaaggacaatatcgaatgtacaagcatgcataatcctatatacttgagcactagtcagggatacactattgatatataaaagttaagttatgagtgctcacgtatcaatattgagattcaatattgcagaaaagtacgtagacgcaacggagatgataaacactagattgacctcacaagcatacatatgaaccatacccatcacctccatagctataacccataatttccttagcttcgactcattcaaaaaaactattttgaaatcactcggacatcactccgtcgtaatattttatgtatactaataatatcttgaaataatacagagcaaatatatatatatatatatatatatatatatatatatatatatatatacatatatatatatatatatatatatatatatatatatatatatatatatcgattgagagagtttagagaaatatattttcaagtttctatgaaataatgaaatctattgaattctatttataatagatttttgaattattaaagtatgaattattaaaatgaattattaaagtatgaattattaaagtgaattattaaagtatgaattattaaagtgaattattaaagtataaattattaaagtgaattattaaagtatgaattattaaagtgaattattaaagttaaattaaagtaaaagtaaagtaaaggtaaagttaaagtatagtaaaagtataaaaactatgtatgtataatacgcgtataaatatatataatattaatttaaatcgttatatatatttaatgaaataaaatataaatatcgttatatttattatactggttaagtaatgagttgtcaaaagtggttctagatatttataaaagttatatacgttttaataataaagttctttttaaaatgaaaacgtttttgtacgtttgaaaatagattaatagaatattatggaaaccaattctccactagcttttgtctaactttcgtaaatgacactttttatttttatttataaatagctttacaaattattccgaatatcgttaagaggaatagattttctcaaatcatagtggatctctcaacagagacttgtaatcataattcaatgtttctgataattcaatcatttaatatattttttttaatttcgtcgataatcatattgaaacaaatacgttcaagcattatacgtttaaatactttgttgacattttcaatttataacatatacacatatacatacatattcatatatgttcatttaatggttcgtgaatcattggaatttggtcgaggtttaaatgaatgtataaacatagtttaaaatccttgagatttaacttaacaaacatttcttatcgtgtcagaataatataaaaataaagtttaaatttagtcgaaaatttccgggtcgtcacatatatccATGCGATCCATCAAATGAATGTAGATGATCTAAATGAATGATAAGCGGTTATGGATATGAATGACAATTTATCATTCACATtcacatatatattcatttatcgCCTGAAATACATATTTActtaaatatatgcatatatatatatttacatatccttATACATGTACACTATAAACTTTTAAAGTGTTATCGAAAGTATAAATTGTGAAGATACGATTGTGTAAATTGTATTAAATTCAAATATCTTAGATATATTTGTTAAGAATATTTTGATGATttcatttaataataaaaatacttttaaagAAACTTAAATATCCGTTATCCCGCTTAATggaatgaatatgaatatgaatggataaattatatttaaatgaatatgaatttatatttaaaaaattaaataaatatagaaataGATAGTCACACGATTCATCATTCACTGTCATCCGTAACCATGACCCAATCCCTCATCAAATGAAAACATCACTTAAATTAATACCAGTACACCAATACACGCTACACCAGTACACGCTGATAAATAAAAGTTTCAAATAAAAAGAAATTAATATAGTACGTTGCCACGTTAGAATATTTAACGTTATTAAAAAGTACTAGAATTTATTTTAGTAGATACTAATATAATATACACTTTGTTGAAAAAACTTTCGTTTGTATTATTGTATAAACAAATAAACGAAGGTAAGATGCTACTCCCATATAGTAACAACATGCATCCTATATTATTGTGCTTTTTGTAACTCCGTCAATTATGCCTCAAAATATAGCATCAACACGTGTCTTTAACCCAGTACAACGTGTCAACTACATTCATGCCACCTAAATAACACGTGGCAGCACCGTCACATTCTAATTCGTAGTTTAAACTTCCACGCAGAAGTAGGTACAATATCTTTTACAACTTAAAGGCACATAGCAAATTCAAAAATAATTTAAAGACAAAATAATAAATGGGCGGTGGAGAAGATTGGAGGAAGATGGCAGATACTCACAAAATGAGTCCAGAAGAAGTAAAGAATTTAGGCGTGGAATCATCAACAAGACCACCGGGCCATAACCCGGGTGGGGTTCTTCATCAACGCCGTAATCTGCCGTTCAACGCCACCACAATGACCATTGTTGGTTTCCTTATGGCTGCCGGAATTGGATATTCTGTTTTGTATGCTTCTAAAAAGCCTGAAGCAACTGCACTCGATGTTGCTAAAGTTACAGCTGGTGTTGCTGATCCATCTGATACGCATCCACGTGGCAAGCCGGTTACGCAACCGGAAGATACAAGTCCACGTAAATGATTAGTACATACGGACGCACTTGTAGTTTTGTTGTTTTTTTCCTAACTCTCGGTTGATTTAGTTTCTGTCGTTTCTCTTGAAAAACGCCAATAGGAAGCAGTTTTATTTTTGTTATAGAAAATTTGATTCTTATAAGTTactcatataataataatataataatgtgtTTTTTTCTTGTTACAGACGATGAGTTTAATCTTAATAATCTTggtgttataatttagtagtttataattACCTTTAGTGATCTGACTCTTGGCTATGGACTACTGATATTAAAGAGAAAGGAGAGAGTAATAAATCTTATTGAAGTGAATGGAAAAAAAACTGATTACATTCGAtcatatatttatattgtaaattTTACTGTGCAAGTAACTATTCAAATGCATGCGTAACTATTATTCAAATTGACATCCACAGCCATTCTTGACTTTTGATTTCATAACACTCCTCCTTGGATGTCAATTTGTTTTCATTAGAGATCAagtagtactgcctcgttaaaaactttgctaaagaaaacccagtgggaaaaaactttagctaagggaaaaagagtgcagcatagagttgactccccctcaagtagacattgctgagtTGTTACatattttgaacatgcctcatgccactATTGTGAGTAtacgttctgaaaatagcagttgaaagtgcttatgaaaagatcagcagagtttttgctggattgaacatatctcatttcaatctggttgtccttaatgagatcttgagtgtatgagaagaatctagaaggtatgtgttttgttcggtcacttttgatatacccttctttcatctgtgctaggtatgtgttttgttcggtcacttttaatatacccttctttcatctgtgctatgcaagctgcattatcttcatagatagttgttgggcttttatcgcgttctagtccacaagaatcagtaatgagttgtgtcattgatctcaaccaaaaacattctcgagtagcttcatgtaatgcaatcacttcggcatgatttgatgatgttgcaacaagtgtttgtttttgagaacgccatgatattgcagtacctccatttaggaatacatatccattttgagatttagctttatgtagatcagataaataacttgcatctgcataaccaaccaaatcttgttttgattcgttagaataaaataatcctaaatcagtagttcttcgaaggtatcgaaatatgtgtttgatcccattccagtgtcttttggtaggagctgagtaggagctgagctgaaccttgccaacaaattaactgtaaaagaaatgtcaggtcttgtacaatttgtaagatacataagagctccaattgcactaagatatgacacttctggtcccagaatatcttcatgatcttcacaggaacgaaatggatcagtgtcaacattaagtgatctaacaaccataggagtacttaatggttttgccttgtccatattgaaacgttttaaaatcttttctgtataatttgtttgatgtacaagtaaactattaggcatatgctcaatttgcaaaccaaggcaatacttggtttttgcaagatctttcatttcaaattctttctttagaatttGAATGGCTTCatgaatctctttatttgtacctatgatgttaagatcatcgacataaacagccATGATCACATATCCAGATATAGTTTTCTttatgaatacacatgggcaaataagattatttgtataccctttgcttatcaagtaatcacttaatcgtttataccacatgcgacccgattgtttcaacccatataaagacctttgtattttgtttgagtacatttctttgagttttgcattggatgtttctgataccttaaatccttcatggatattcatatatatatcactatcaagtgatctatacagataagtagttactgtgataacccgaaaatttttgaccaaatttaaacaaaaatctaatatgattttgacaagataaacaaagtttgtagtgttgagttacaaaattttgaaacagTTTACACGGATTTATTTAACATTtgatcattcccgacgattcacaaacaattgtgtgaaaacaattatgtaaataaatatatatatgtaaatataaatataaggatatatattaatttaaattaatataacaccatttaataattcgaattaaatatgtagagtaatatacaaaataattaagatgttattGAAATAAAaactatatagatatatatgaattctgtacataattaatattatatgaatgtagaatatatatatatatatatatatatatatatatatatatatatatatatatatatatatatatatatatatatatatatatatatatatatataaatattaaatatttaaatatgttactatataatataggtattacgtaattaataatatgtaatattactagaagttcaaatatagttaatatagtatGTAAAATAACAagttgaaatataaatgatatatcaatattattattattactttcattattattattaatgttaatattaatattaatatttgtatcattaatgtaatttattctaatataatatatatatatatatatatatatatatatgaaacttgatatgaataagttattattattattattattattattattattattattattattattattatattatttagattattattaatgaaattataattattaattattatatgaaATCATGCGTACGATTAAGGGAATCCAATTCAGTTCACATCTCCATCAAATACTGTAACAGATTTTGTTATTGTCCCTAAAGGCGATTACATACATATCAGTAGTAAAAATCCATGATCTTagcgaattttttttttgttatattccTGATCGAAAATTTTGCTGTCGACCAAATCATCTATAAACCAAATAAATTATACAAGGTTAGTAATTAACTCTTTCAGTTCTCTCGTCATTATTATCAAAAAGCAATTATAACAGATTCAAGTTGTCAGATTAAACAAAATTTTTAGAGGAGCTAGTCGAACTGCTCTGCTTTTCAACCCTTTTAACCAAAACTCGATTTTGGATGTAATTTCAAAATCCATTAAAGCAGAGTTGATAGAAATCGTCCATTTAAATTATATGAAAAATATCAAATCCTAATTCTTTCTATCGAATTCCAATTTTGGAAGTCAAactttattttcaaaagtcaaacgggtgtgttcatcgtaaaatttgtattagtgtttaTGTTTCACGTTCAATTGATCATAGCAGAAGTTTCTAATAAGGATTTTAAATCTTTTTCATTTAAGAATCGAAGCCTAAAACGCACTACAATTCAAAATCAATGTTTGGGTTTAAAAAGTGTTCTTCGCAAAATTTTTTTGGAACTGCAGCTGCCTTCGCttaatttttttcatttatttcCCTGTTAATCCCAATCACCATGAATTAATTTTGTTTCGTTTATATAATCAAAAACAAACTGGATTTAGTTGTTACAATTTCGAATGTGTTTTCAATCGATTTTGTTTATGAAGAAGAAGGTTTACACAGAAACATAAGTTAAATATAAATGATTTTGGTATTAAGACAGAAAGTGGGCAGTAGCCCAATGGTTTAGAGTGTTAGCGgtgagcgtgaggtctcgggttcaagcctagGCGGTGACGGTTATTTTTTTTAAAGCCTGATTTGAAAGTAgtcaaattttatcattattatgattatgattatgattattattgttattattattattattattattattattattattattattattattatta from Rutidosis leptorrhynchoides isolate AG116_Rl617_1_P2 chromosome 9, CSIRO_AGI_Rlap_v1, whole genome shotgun sequence harbors:
- the LOC139867850 gene encoding uncharacterized protein, which gives rise to MGGGEDWRKMADTHKMSPEEVKNLGVESSTRPPGHNPGGVLHQRRNLPFNATTMTIVGFLMAAGIGYSVLYASKKPEATALDVAKVTAGVADPSDTHPRGKPVTQPEDTSPRK